The following nucleotide sequence is from Tardiphaga alba.
GTTTGGCGCCGACAGAAATGTGCTGATGCCCACCGCCGTAATAGAGATCGTCATGTTCCATGAACATGGTCGCGGGGAGAACGAGATCGGCCATCATGGCCGTCTCGGTCATGAACTGCTCATGCACGGCAACGAACAGGTCTTCGCGCGCAAAACCCTGCCGTACCAGTGCCTGTTCGGGCGCGACGGTGACGGGATTGGTGTTCTGGATCAGCATCGCCTTCACAGGCGGACCGTTCTGCAGCGCTTCCGCATCGCCGGTGAGAATGCGCCCGATCTTGGACTGGTCGAGGCGGCGCACCTTGGTATCAATGGCGTCGAGCCCTTCGATGAGCGTCTTGTCGAATTTCCAGATCGCGCCATTGTTGAAGAAAGCACCACCGCCTTGATGCTGCCAGGCGCCGGTGACGGCTGGAATGCAGAGCGCCGCATGCATCTGTGCCGCGCCATTGCGGCTGCGGGTAAAACCGTAACCGAGGCGGAAGAAGCTGCGCGGGGTGTTGCCGATCAGGTGTGCGAAAGCTTCGATCTCGGCCGCCGGCACGCCGCAGATATGTGAGGCCCATTCCGGCGTGCGCGTCGCGAGATGCGCCTCGAGCTCAAGGGAGGCATCGGTGAATTTTGCGAGATATTCCCGATCGGCAAAGCCGTCGCGAAACAGCACATGCATTACGCCGCAAGCAAAGGCGCCATCGGTGCCGGGGCGCAGCAGGATCTTGATATCCGCCTGCTTCATGGTGTCGTTGTCGTAGATATCGATGGCCGCGATCTTGGCGCCGCGCTCTTTTCGCGCTTTCGTCGCGTGGGTCATGACATTGACCTGCGTCGATACGGGATTGGTGCCCCAGATCACGATCAGGTCCGATTTCACCATTTCGCGCGGATCGACGCCCGCGACCTTGCCGGTGCCGGCAGCAAAGCCGGCCCAGGCGATGGTGGAGCAGATGGTGCCGTAGAAGCGCGAATACTTTTTCTCATGCGAGAGCCGGTTGATGCCGTCGCGCATCACCAGACCCATGGTTCCGGCATAGTAATAGGGCCAGACGGATTGCGCGCCGAAGTCGCGCTCGGCTTCGTTGAACTTCAAGGCGAGTTCATCGAGTGCTTCGTCCCATGAGATGCGCGTGAATTGCCCGGAGCCTTTCGGCCCGCTGCGACGCATCGGATACATCAGCCGTTCGGGATGATGGATGCGCTCGGCATAGCGCGCGACTTTCGCGCAGACGACGCCGGCGGTGTAGGTCTGCTGCTTGGAACCGCGCACCCGGCCGATCGACTGGCCGTCGATCACCTCGATATCCAGCCCGCAGGCGGACGGGCAGTCATGCGGGCAGGTGGAATGCTTGATGGCGATCTTGGACTGAACGTTCATGCCGGAAAACTAACACAGGACCACAGCGGGGAAGCCGTGATCCTGCGTATGTCGCGGAAATGGCGTGCTAAAATTAGCCGGCCTGATGGAACGGGTAGTCCGTGTAGCCCTTCTCCTCGCCGCCATAGAAGGTGGCGCGGTTATAGGGGGTAAATGGTACCTTCAGCTTGATCCGTTCCGGCAGGTCCGGATTGGCGATGAAAGGGCGCCCGAAGGCGATGACGTCCACATTGCCCGATGCGACGGCTTCCTCGGCAGCCGTGCCATCGAAGCCGCCTGCTGTGACCAGCACGCCCTTCCAGAGCGGGCGGAAAAGCTCATAGGCCTTCGGTACATTCTCGTGGAACACCTCGGCGCGGCCCACACCGCTGGTACGCGGTTCGACCAGATGGAGATAAGCGAGGCCGAGCTTGTCGAGTTCGAGCACCACATAACTGTAAAGCGGCATCGGATCGGCTTCGCCGGAGTCGTTGGATACGCCATAGGGCGAAATGCGCACGGCAACACGATCGGCGCTCCACGCATCGGCGACAGCCTTCGTCACCTCAAGCAGTAGTCGCGCGCGGTTCTCGATCGAGCCGCCATATTGATCGGTACGTTGATTGCTGCGGGTCTGCAGGAACTGTTCGAGCAGATAGCCATTGGCGCCATGTACCTCGACGCCGTCGAAACCGGCTTCGCGCGCATTCCGCGTCGCCTGCCGATAGGCTTCGATGATTCCCGGGATTTCACCGGTCTCCAGCGCGCGCGGCGTTTCGTAAGGCACGGTTTCGCCAGAAGGCGTGCGCGTGGTGGCGTTGATCGCGATGGCGGATGCGGACACTGGCAGCTTTCCGCCAGGCTGTAGTGAGGAATGTGAAGCGCGGCCGACGTGCCACAGCTGCAAGAAGATGATGCCGCCTTTGGCATGCACGGCATCGACCACTTCTTTCCAGCGTGCGACCTGCTCTTTCGAATAGATGCCTGGCGTATTCGGGCTGCCTTGTCCTTCTGGCATCACCTGCGAAGCTTCAGCGATGATGAGCCCGCCTTCGCTCGCGCGCTGCGCATAATACTCGACATTGAGTTTGCGCGCGGCGAGCGTTTCCTTCTCGGCGCGCATGCGCGTCAGCGGTGCCATGGCGACACGGTGGCTCAGCGTGAAAGGGCCAACCTGCAGCGGTGTAAACAGCGAAGAGGACATCCGAACTCCATTCAAATAACCAATCGGGCGATAGGCGCGAAGATTATGTTTCGACAAGCGCATCGTCCAATACGCAAGCACCGTCGGTCAATCAAAGTTGTAAAGACTCTAGTCGCTGCAGTGCAGCGATGATGCTACGAGGCGGAATGTTTTGGCCGTATGGGCCGCGAATTGACGAGGACTGTGGTTACGATGACGGAGCTGGTGAAGAAAAAGGTCGAGGGCGTCGGCGAGTATCACAGCGCAGCTGGTGGCTGGGGTGCTTTGCGTGCGGTGGCGGATGCGGTGCGTAGTCAGCTCGCGGTGGTCGATGAGACACGTGGCCTGCTCACCATGAATCAGCCGGCGGGCTTCGATTGCCCCGGTTGCGCCTGGCCGGATCCGAAGCACACATCATCTTTTGAGTTCTGTGAGAACGGCGCGAAAGCCGTGTCATGGGAAGCCACAGCCAAGCGCACGACGCCGGAGTTCTTCGCCGAACACACCGTGAGCGAGCTGTGGAAATGGCACGATCACGATCTGGAAAATCACGGCCGTCTGACGCATCCGGTTGCTTACGATGCCGCCAGCGACAAGTTCCTCCCGATCGCGTGGGAGGACGCGATGGCGCGGATCGGCGCCGGCCTGCGCGCATTGCCGGATCCGAACATGGCAGAGTTCTACACGTCGGGCCGATGCTCCAACGAAGCGGCGTTCCTCTATCAGTTGTTCGTGCGCGAATACGGCACCAATAATTTCCCCGATTGCTCCAATATGTGCCACGAGGCCACCAGCGTCGGCCTGCCGAAGTCCATCGGTATCGGCAAGGGCACGGTGACGCTGGAAGACTTCGACCATGCCGATGCGATCTTCTGCATCGGGCACAATCCCGGCACCAATCATCCGCGCATGCTCAACACATTGCGTGCCTGCTCGAAGCGAGGCGCCGCCATCGTGTCCATCAATCCGCTGCGCGAGCGCGGGCTCGAGCGCTTTATCTCGCCGCAGCATCCGTCGGAAATGCTGACCGGCAACGCGACGCAGCTGTCCTCGGTCTATTACCAGATCAAGGTCGGCGGCGATCTCGCAGTGTTGAAGGGCATGATGAAGGCCGTGGTGGCGCTCGACGTCGAAAGCCGCGCGGCCGGTGGGCCGGATGTGCTCGATCGCGCCTTCATCGCCGAACATACCGAGGGGATCGACGACCTGCTGGCCGACCTTCAAGCCACATCATGGGAGACCATCGAGGCATCGGCGGGTATCACGCGCGCGGAGATCGAGCATCTCGGTCGCATCTATGCCAATGCCAAGAGTGTCATCATCAATTACGGCATGGGCATCACCCAGCATCGCCACGGCGTGGCGAATGTGCAGCACATCGCCAATCTGCTGCTGCTGCGCGGCAATTTCGGCCGTCCAGGCGCCGGTATCTCTCCGCTACGCGGACATTCCAACGTGCAGGGCGATCGCACCGTCGGAATCACCGAATTGCCCAATGATGCGCTGCTCGACGGCATCAAGCGCGTGTTCGGCTTCGATCCGCCGCGTGCGCATGGGCATGACGCCGTCGCCGCGGTCAAAGCCATTCGCGACGGGCGCTCCAAGGCGCTGATTGCGCTCGGTGGCAATCTTGCGGTGGCGATGCCCGATCCAGAAGTGACGTATCCAGCGATGCGCAGCCTCGATCTGGTTGTGCACATCGCTACCAAGCTCAATCGTTCACATCTGCTGCTCGCGAAAGAGTCGATCATCCTGCCTTGCCTTGGTCGTACCGAGATCGACATGCAGGCCAGCGGCAAGCAGCTCGTTACCGTCGAGGATTCGATGTCGATGGTGCACGGCTCGCGCGGCGGCCTAAAGCCGGCGTCGGAGCATCTGAAGTCGGAAGCGATGATCGTCGCCGACATGGCAGTGGCGACGCTGCCGAACACCGTTGTGAAGTGGCACGATCTGGTCGCCGACTATAACAAGATCCGCGATGCCATCGAAGGCGTGTTCCCAGCCTTCAAGGACTATAATGAGCGGATCAAGAAGCCGGGCGGCTTCCGCCTGCGCAATGCTGCGTCGGA
It contains:
- a CDS encoding alkene reductase, producing MSSSLFTPLQVGPFTLSHRVAMAPLTRMRAEKETLAARKLNVEYYAQRASEGGLIIAEASQVMPEGQGSPNTPGIYSKEQVARWKEVVDAVHAKGGIIFLQLWHVGRASHSSLQPGGKLPVSASAIAINATTRTPSGETVPYETPRALETGEIPGIIEAYRQATRNAREAGFDGVEVHGANGYLLEQFLQTRSNQRTDQYGGSIENRARLLLEVTKAVADAWSADRVAVRISPYGVSNDSGEADPMPLYSYVVLELDKLGLAYLHLVEPRTSGVGRAEVFHENVPKAYELFRPLWKGVLVTAGGFDGTAAEEAVASGNVDVIAFGRPFIANPDLPERIKLKVPFTPYNRATFYGGEEKGYTDYPFHQAG
- a CDS encoding FdhF/YdeP family oxidoreductase; this translates as MVKKKVEGVGEYHSAAGGWGALRAVADAVRSQLAVVDETRGLLTMNQPAGFDCPGCAWPDPKHTSSFEFCENGAKAVSWEATAKRTTPEFFAEHTVSELWKWHDHDLENHGRLTHPVAYDAASDKFLPIAWEDAMARIGAGLRALPDPNMAEFYTSGRCSNEAAFLYQLFVREYGTNNFPDCSNMCHEATSVGLPKSIGIGKGTVTLEDFDHADAIFCIGHNPGTNHPRMLNTLRACSKRGAAIVSINPLRERGLERFISPQHPSEMLTGNATQLSSVYYQIKVGGDLAVLKGMMKAVVALDVESRAAGGPDVLDRAFIAEHTEGIDDLLADLQATSWETIEASAGITRAEIEHLGRIYANAKSVIINYGMGITQHRHGVANVQHIANLLLLRGNFGRPGAGISPLRGHSNVQGDRTVGITELPNDALLDGIKRVFGFDPPRAHGHDAVAAVKAIRDGRSKALIALGGNLAVAMPDPEVTYPAMRSLDLVVHIATKLNRSHLLLAKESIILPCLGRTEIDMQASGKQLVTVEDSMSMVHGSRGGLKPASEHLKSEAMIVADMAVATLPNTVVKWHDLVADYNKIRDAIEGVFPAFKDYNERIKKPGGFRLRNAASEREWLTTSGKAQFLVFPGVYEDGLDKHALTLTTLRSHDQYNTTIYGMDDRYRGITGRRDIVFVNPEDLASRGLSHGDVIDVVLDGKSGVQRAMRGFTAVEYDIPKGSVAAYYPEANVLVALEEHDARSGTPAYKSVPVKISAAA